Part of the Bombina bombina isolate aBomBom1 chromosome 8, aBomBom1.pri, whole genome shotgun sequence genome is shown below.
ctcgttaacaccgcacagctcctaacgtaAAACTCTTAATCTGGCCGTCTGACTTTTACATGGTTACTTTACTTTTGGTCAGAGAATGTTATTAAGCAGATATTTTATTTtgaatctttataaaaaaaaagattatgatACACTCTGCTTACTTTAgaaagtatataatgtgtgtgtgtagacAGTGTGTTTATGGAATGTGTgagtatttttatgtatatgtgtgggcGTATGATAAtgagtgtgtgtactgtatgttacTATGTCTAATAATAATTGTGTTTATGATAATGAGTGTGTATGGCAGTGTATGTAATAATGTAATGATAATGTGTGTGTTATGGTGACACAGGAATTCTATTTTAATCATCCCCAAAAccttcattatttaaagggacagtaaacacggaGATTTTTacataatatgtttatttatgcctaataaaataactttctaatatttttgaaaattatttattttgccccattttcatgtaatttcactctgaaaattgagcaatttctaattctcgcAAATTAAAATGCACCCTGTTGAGTGCTGATTTATCATAGATAACTCTGCTACgtatctgcccctaattggctttatcagattaaAACTGCAAACAattaattttatactaactttatggccTTTTGGAGTTTTGCTATagaaaaataattgtagtaaaacGGATGTTAGCTTGTTTTACAGATGCTAAGAGTTTACTGATATGGTAttctatagcagcaaaacataaatgtCTTTGAATTACAATCGCGGAGATGACAAGTCGCGCGCTGACTGCAGTGTAATACTGTAAGGGTTAAACTTCTgctcacctagtaactccaccctttttacctatatcagtaccagcacacctgcagacaagtgcttggtaatttgttttgttcctgaactgcacgctgtgcatatggattaactttgtttgtcttttctcctaacttggattataaatataggacgtcctatttctcaaattactctgagcctcagattctaaggaatcctcttctataattccctttgcaaagagaactttcataattaccctctgaacagcttccaactaaggattcagctgttccacctctcccttgcataaactgaactctgctacaattctgctgtcagcatatcctgtgctgacaggcagattcacacagtctattcagaggtaggagctgcgcacacagccatcagcatatcctgtgctgacaggcagattcacacagtctattcagaggtaggagctgcgcacacagccatcagcatatcctgtgctgacaggcagattcacacagtctattcagaggtaggagctgcgcacacagccatcacgctacctagtgctgacaggcagatacacactgggtattcagaggtaggagctgcgccgtGTATCATCACTCTCTCCAGTAACCCTTATTGTGCTGGACTGGACTGGTACTAACTTGGCATTTACACTTCTACCTATTACATCTCTGTACTTATCTGACATCCAATCTGCTCAGACCAAAGGTGAAGTCACCAACACTTCCATCACAACCTCAGATCtctataccatctgacaaatatcagacctgagtatttaccaccaactaattaaaatcactttattacttgagcgtacctgaacaatagctacgctcctaaagaaggtgaaacaacaaccacttttgtaaaacaattctgcagctgaggtctagatcccagttctaatcttacatattgaaataactgcatttaaatggtccctaagactctataaatcttagtatctatttgctatacactttagtgaaaggctaatattacatttaataatcccttatgaattattatacccactatataatattaacacacaatcactagcttaaactacttgtaaggtcataaactcacaaagtcttattccagcagtaacaaaacttttattacaatgaggctaattaaacattattacaatatgcagattaaatataaattacacatatgcaaatcacttataaatactcagcagtgaactatacatcaatattacactaatacatttgcccaatctatgtgaaagtatggtgtgctgaaattatgtgtctgtaaggatcacttacttctgatgttagctgtggtcaccattccaattgaaaaagagtgaaagagagagggtgaactccagtattcctgctacttttattgtaagtttttcatccctcccacaatgatgatgtcactcataagcaagccctcattgtaattttaagagtatatggtttcatcctgcatgtgctttgggggtagggaatggcattagccttagacaaaggatcttaagccagctggtcatccttctcagatgggggtctggtaatgtgatctttctacattccatagtgacctagtatctgaatgaggagttaaccccttctttaccattcagctgagttcttgtagaatacatataccatatatatatgtatatatatataccccttccagaccatatgtgaattcagatcatgccattattacattccccccttttggcaatggaggttaccatacccttccattccaatggttgttttatatgagtgaatctgatggaagattcctaaccccacctatgtgtgatggctatattagtgtactaaagacgcttccattcgcataccataatataagtgatatacacgtgcaattaatgattttaaataacaacacatacaaatttgaataattatacataatatagaaataaataatatgattataaatggatgtataaacagatttcccaatgcagaaccccatgatgactgtttcgaaaaggaatttgctaatttctgccaccaggtTGCACTTGACATCTCCGTAAaagtatgttcaatcctttgtagttcttgttcctgatggtagaaatttacatgaacacgttccccaaaatttttaagatgttctagtaacacagagtctttttgcaataaggttacccatttttgccaaggtgcatcatctactaatattggggttatgagtggagcccccaaggtagcgttatatgtgagtaactgtgggacagtgaagttaaactgtagtgaacttatcctcacagggtacccagtaatacaataaatccctggtgtgatttgttcccttgaattacacctgtcaaaccatacatgcacttcatctttaggcttcaatgcaacaaaacacacctttccttgtcctaagggaaaaatcatatcttggggattaactttctccacaaaaccattgcaatatgagtgattatgccagcaggaatcaaaaattattcttgcctggttgggtagacataaaattttagaaggaaaccttatgcagccagacatatctacctgttccatatgggaaccattccatataaaatttgggaactctaactcatgatgcaaaacatgagattctgtgacaggtgttcctagtgaaaacaaatgataaacattctgataggtaccactagtgggcacaagtgaagtagccctgcatatattttccctgcatcccaaccaactgtttaaccataattctctgtgttttgatgcaaaactgttaacaacagactgctcccaccctcccaaaggtgtatggttattttccatagcctgtgctattaatttaaagtcagttgataattctgtttgcatggaaatacacacaaaatcccaggatacttcccttaacctgctaattactcctatcagtatttcctctgtatgttgaatggcaggaccctgaacctgaatgactgtctgtgtcagtgtctctaccagagtgtttatcatttgttgcgtatgaatcccttttgcatttaacatcccctgagactgtaaggttgctgttaagctggatatgtcaatggaatttaccacacctagccctgttcccacacctcccaaaactgtatccatgatatccctcctagtccttctcctagtaccttctgcccacttaactaatgctttttccatagtggcagtaattctggaacaattttggtaatgtgtggaaactagccaatctattattttaatcttccacgtgataaattggaatgtggcatccctcaatactggagttggcttgattgtacttgtttgaaatggaccactagaaacaacacttttccccttacacattggagtattgtcataatgtttcatctttggtgtagtgattaaagtagaatagatcaaaggcGTAAATGTGGTTGTTTC
Proteins encoded:
- the LOC128638593 gene encoding uncharacterized protein LOC128638593, with protein sequence MWSLRGMIATNLFVFVWVLLQKLPICDCNELSITNLTRSRRWSSSSIIRGWTGLWSSQDLHKDCLGKLTFNVGGKIEIFAEKHQDNLIGFWRVNQGNKVEWECKWVAWGKWTVGLVGEGVSVSTTFTNPIHTINGDNYNITKVIFEQQIGEGINWRVTAANFGGGIEVYLKIDQIKETTTFTPLIYSTLITTPKMKHYDNTPMCKGKSVVSSGPFQTSTIKPTPVLRDATFQFITWKIKIIDWLVSTHYQNCSRITATMEKALVKWAEGTRRRTRRDIMDTVLGGVGTGLGVVNSIDISSLTATLQSQGMLNAKGIHTQQMINTLVETLTQTVIQVQGPAIQHTEEILIGVISRLREVSWDFVCISMQTELSTDFKLIAQAMENNHTPLGGWEQSVVNSFASKHRELWLNSWLGCRENICRATSLVPTSGTYQNVYHLFSLGTPVTESHVLHHELEFPNFIWNGSHMEQVDMSGCIRFPSKILCLPNQARIIFDSCWHNHSYCNGFVEKVNPQDMIFPLGQGKVCFVALKPKDEVHVWFDRCNSREQITPGIYCITGYPVRISSLQFNFTVPQLLTYNATLGAPLITPILVDDAPWQKWVTLLQKDSVLLEHLKNFGERVHVNFYHQEQELQRIEHTFTEMSSATWWQKLANSFSKQSSWGSALGNLFIHPFIIILFISILCIIIQICMCCYLKSLIARVYHLYYGMRMEASLVH